One part of the Leclercia sp. LSNIH1 genome encodes these proteins:
- a CDS encoding oxidoreductase: MSDKIRVGLIGYGYASKTFHAPLIDGTPGMALAAISSSDATKVHADWPTVPVVSEPKHLFNDPNIDLIVIPTPNDTHFPLAKAALEAGKHVVVDKPFTVTLSQARELDALAKSLGKLLSVFHNRRWDSDFLTVKALIADGSLGEVAFFESHFDRFRPQVRNRWREQAGPGSGIWYDLAPHLLDQAVNLFGLPVSLNVDLAQLRPGAQATDYFHAVLSYPQRRVVLHGTMMAAAESARYIVHGSRGSYVKFGLDPQEERLKNGERLPQEDWGYDMRDGVLTRVEGEERVEETWLTLPGNYPAYYAGIRDALNGQGENPVPASQAIQIMELIELGIESAKHRATLCLA; encoded by the coding sequence ATGAGCGACAAAATCCGTGTTGGATTAATAGGTTATGGTTATGCGAGTAAAACATTTCATGCCCCGCTGATTGATGGCACCCCGGGGATGGCGCTGGCAGCCATTTCCAGCAGCGATGCGACGAAAGTTCATGCCGACTGGCCAACCGTGCCGGTGGTTTCTGAGCCGAAGCATCTGTTTAACGATCCCAATATCGACCTGATTGTTATCCCGACACCAAACGACACCCATTTCCCGCTGGCGAAAGCGGCCCTTGAAGCGGGCAAGCATGTGGTGGTGGATAAACCCTTTACCGTGACACTGTCACAGGCTCGCGAACTGGACGCGCTGGCAAAAAGCCTGGGTAAACTGCTCTCCGTCTTCCACAACCGCCGCTGGGACAGCGACTTCCTCACCGTTAAAGCCCTCATTGCCGACGGCTCTCTGGGGGAAGTGGCATTCTTCGAATCACATTTCGACCGCTTCCGTCCGCAGGTGCGTAATCGCTGGCGTGAGCAGGCGGGTCCGGGCAGCGGCATCTGGTACGATCTGGCCCCGCATCTGCTTGACCAGGCCGTTAACCTGTTTGGTCTGCCGGTGAGCCTGAACGTCGATCTGGCCCAGCTGCGCCCTGGCGCGCAGGCCACGGACTACTTCCATGCGGTGTTGAGCTATCCGCAGCGTCGCGTGGTACTGCATGGCACGATGATGGCGGCGGCGGAATCTGCACGTTACATCGTGCATGGCTCCCGCGGCAGCTATGTGAAGTTCGGTCTCGATCCGCAGGAAGAACGTCTGAAAAACGGGGAACGCCTGCCGCAGGAAGACTGGGGCTATGACATGCGTGACGGCGTGCTGACCCGCGTGGAAGGGGAAGAGCGTGTGGAGGAGACCTGGCTGACGCTGCCGGGCAACTACCCGGCCTATTATGCCGGTATTCGCGATGCGCTGAACGGCCAGGGTGAAAACCCGGTCCCGGCAAGCCAGGCGATTCAGATTATGGAACTGATTGAGCTGGGTATCGAGTCCGCGAAACATCGCGCGACCCTCTGTCTGGCCTGA
- the add gene encoding adenosine deaminase: MIDTTLPLTDVHRHLDGNIRAQTILDLGRQYNLALPAQNLESLIPHVQVTENEPDLVSFLSKLDWGVKVLASLEACRRVAFENIEDAARNGLHYVELRFSPGYMAMSHNLPVDGVVEAVIAGVREGCKAFDVEARLIGIMSRTFGEAACLQELEALLAHREHITAVDLAGDELGFPGSLFLSHFNRARDAGWHITVHAGEAAGPESIWQAIRELGAERIGHGVKAVEDRVLMDFLAAQRIGIESCLSSNIQTSTVATLAHHPLKTFLEHGVIASLNTDDPAVQGVDIIHEYTVAAPQAGLSREQIRQAQINGLEMAFLTSAEKQALRDKVARG, from the coding sequence ATGATTGATACCACCCTCCCGCTAACTGACGTTCATCGCCACCTTGATGGCAACATCCGTGCCCAGACCATTCTGGATCTTGGTCGCCAGTATAATTTGGCTCTGCCCGCACAAAACCTTGAGTCGCTGATCCCGCATGTGCAGGTAACAGAAAACGAACCGGATCTGGTGAGCTTTTTAAGCAAACTCGACTGGGGGGTAAAAGTCCTCGCCTCGCTGGAAGCCTGCCGTCGCGTTGCCTTCGAGAATATTGAGGACGCCGCGCGCAACGGTCTGCATTACGTTGAGCTGCGTTTCTCGCCGGGCTATATGGCCATGTCCCACAACCTGCCGGTTGACGGTGTGGTAGAGGCGGTGATCGCTGGCGTTCGCGAAGGCTGTAAAGCCTTTGATGTTGAAGCCCGCCTGATTGGGATCATGAGCCGTACCTTTGGCGAAGCCGCCTGCCTTCAGGAACTCGAAGCCCTGCTGGCTCACCGGGAACATATCACTGCGGTCGATCTGGCGGGCGACGAGCTGGGCTTCCCGGGCAGTCTGTTCCTCTCCCACTTCAATCGCGCCCGCGACGCAGGCTGGCACATCACCGTCCATGCCGGTGAAGCGGCAGGCCCGGAGAGCATCTGGCAGGCGATCCGCGAGCTGGGCGCCGAGCGTATTGGTCATGGGGTGAAGGCGGTGGAAGACCGCGTCCTGATGGACTTCCTGGCGGCGCAACGCATCGGAATCGAATCCTGTCTGAGTTCCAACATTCAGACCAGTACCGTGGCGACGCTGGCGCACCACCCGCTGAAAACTTTCCTTGAGCATGGCGTGATAGCCTCGCTGAATACTGACGATCCGGCGGTTCAGGGGGTCGATATTATTCACGAATACACGGTGGCCGCCCCGCAGGCCGGGCTGAGCCGCGAGCAGATTCGCCAGGCGCAGATCAATGGTCTGGAGATGGCATTCTTAACATCTGCCGAGAAGCAGGCGCTGCGCGACAAGGTCGCACGCGGGTAA